A window from Triticum aestivum cultivar Chinese Spring chromosome 6D, IWGSC CS RefSeq v2.1, whole genome shotgun sequence encodes these proteins:
- the LOC123143962 gene encoding auxin response factor 6, producing MNLSPSAAAGGGLPDQPASPEVSEEHKCLNSELWHACAGPLVSLPAVGSRVLYFPQGHSEQVSASTNKEMESQIPNYPNLPAQLICQLHNVTMHADAETDEVYAQMTLQPLSPQELKDPFLPAELGNASKQPTNYFCKTLTASDTSTHGGFSVPRRAAEKVFPPLDFTQQPPAQELMAKDLHGNEWKFRHIFRGQPKRHLLTTGWSVFISAKRLVAGDSVLFIWNDNNQLLLGIRRANRSQTVMPSSVLSSDSMHIGLLAAAAHAASTNSRFTIFYNPRASPSEFVIPLAKYVKAVYHTRISVGMRFRMLFETEESSVRRYMGTITGISDLDPARWPNSHWRSVKVGWDESTAGERQPRVSLWEIEPLTTYPMYSSPFPMRLKRPWPTGLPSLYGGKEDDLTSSLMWLRDGANPGFQSFNFGGLGMSPWMQPRMDSSLLGLQPDMYQAMSAAAFQNTTKQVSPTLLQFQQPQNIAGRSALLSSQILQQVQPQFQEMHHQNINDSAIQGHNQSEYLQQQLQRCQSFNGQKSPPPQQQESHHQHQQQQSQCMQTPQHQQMQEQKHSPDFQCVPNGLSVFSQLSSTNQSPPSTLQTVSAFSQQQNLQDRNISSLSPSNVPSMHDTLRPFPSEAGSNLQGVPRTTPVPVSDPWSSKRVAMESVIPSSSHVNSSHIQQLDSAPSNIPQSSSLAPLPGRECLVDQDGNSDNQNHLLFGVNIDSQSLLMQGGIPSLQEDNGCIASLQDDNDSSTIPYSTCNFLSPSQNDFPLNEALASSGCLDESGYASFSENSDHVNQPTAAFVKVYKSGAFGRLLDITKFSNYHELRSEVGRLFGLEGQLEDPARSGWQLVFVDREDDILLVGDDPWQEFVNSVSCIKILTPQEVQQMGKQGIDLLSSAPARRLGNSCDNYAGRQESRSLSTVIASVGSVEF from the exons ATGAATCTTTCGCCGTCCGCCGCCGCTGGCGGTGGCCTGCCGGATCAGCCGGCGTCGCCGGAAG TATCAGAAGAGCACAAGTGCCTAAACTCAGAGTTGTGGCACGCCTGTGCCGGCCCCCTCGTTTCTTTGCCTGCGGTCGGCAGTCGGGTGTTGTATTTTCCTCAAGGTCACAGTGAGCAG GTATCGGCATCAACAAACAAGGAAATGGAGTCTCAGATCCCCAACTATCCGAACCTGCCTGCGCAGCTTATATGCCAACTGCATAATGTGACCATGCAC GCTGATGCAGAGACAGACGAGGTCTATGCACAAATGACGTTACAGCCACTCAGCCCA CAAGAACTCAAGGACCCATTTCTACCTGCTGAGTTGGGCAATGCTAGCAAACAACCAACGAATTATTTTTGCAAAACATTAACTGCAAGTGACACCAGTACGCATGGTGGATTCTCTGTTCCCCGCCGAGCTGCGGAGAAGGTGTTTCCTCCGCTG GATTTCACTCAGCAGCCTCCAGCACAGGAGTTGATGGCAAAAGACCTTCATGGCAATGAGTGGAAATTCCGTCATATCTTTCGAG GTCAACCAAAGCGGCATCTTCTGACAACAGGTTGGAGTGTCTTTATAAGTGCGAAGAGACTGGTTGCTGGAGACTCTGTCCTATTTATCTG GAATGACAACAACCAGCTGCTTCTGGGAATACGTCGAGCAAATAGATCGCAAACGGTTATGCCATCATCAGTATTGTCTAGTGACAGCATGCATATTGGTCTTCTTGCTGCAGCTGCTCATGCTGCATCAACAAATAGCCGGTTCACTATTTTCTATAATCCAAG AGCAAGCCCTTCAGAGTTTGTCATACCGTTGGCTAAGTATGTAAAGGCTGTGTACCATACCCGTATATCTGTGGGCATGCGTTTCCGGATGCTTTTCGAGACAGAAGAATCCAGTGTCAGGCG ATACATGGGAACAATTACAGGAATAAGTGACCTTGATCCTGCTCGTTGGCCGAACTCACACTGGCGTTCTGTTAAG GTTGGATGGGATGAGTCAACTGCTGGAGAGAGGCAACCAAGGGTGTCTCTCTGGGAGATTGAGCCTCTGACGACTTACCCAATGTATTCATCTCCTTTCCCTATGCGACTGAAGCGGCCTTGGCCAACAGGATTGCCCTCCTTATATG GTGGAAAGGAGGATGACTTGACCTCTTCTCTCATGTGGCTTCGAGATGGAGCAAACCCAGGTTTCCAGTCATTCAATTTTGGTGGACTTGGTATGAGTCCTTGGATGCAGCCAAGGATGGATAGTTCCCTACTTGGTCTGCAACCTGACATGTACCAAGCAATGTCAGCAGCAGCTTTTCAGAACACGACGAAGCAAGTATCGCCTACACTGCTGCAGTTCCAGCAGCCTCAGAACATTGCTGGTAGATCTGCTCTTCTATCGAGTCAGATTCTGCAGCAAGTGCAGCCTCAGTTTCAGGAGATGCACCACCAAAACATCAATGACAGTGCAATCCAAGGCCATAATCAGTCTGAGTACCTCCAGCAACAGCTTCAGCGCTGCCAATCCTTTAATGGGCAGaaatcgccgccgccgcagcagcaagAATCACACCACCAGCACCAGCAGCAACAGTCACAGTGCATGCAAACACCACAACATCAACAAATGCAAGAACAGAAGCACTCGCCTGACTTTCAGTGTGTACCAAATGGGTTGTCGGTTTTCTCCCAGCTTTCCTCCACCAATCAGTCTCCACCTTCCACATTGCAGACAGTTTCAGCGTTCTCACAGCAGCAGAACCTTCAAGACAGAAATATCAGCTCTCTTTCTCCATCGAATGTCCCGTCCATGCATGACACATTGAGACCATTTCCTTCAGAAGCAGGTTCGAACCTCCAAGGCGTGCCAAGAACCACCCCTGTGCCTGTCTCTGACCCATGGTCATCTAAGCGGGTTGCAATGGAGTCTGTGATCCCTTCTAGCTCTCATGTTAACTCGTCGCATATACAACAGTTGGATTCAGCGCCTTCTAATATACCACAAAGCTCCTCATTAGCACCATTGCCTGGAAGAGAGTGCTTGGTGGATCAAGATGGGAATTCTGATAATCAAAATCACCTCTTATTTGGTGTTAATATAGACTCTCAGTCACTTCTAATGCAAGGTGGCATTCCCAGCCTTCAGGAGGACAATGGTTGCATTGCAAGCCTTCAGGACGACAATGATTCGAGCACGATTCCATATTCCACGTGCAATTTCCTGAGCCCTTCTCAGAATGATTTTCCGTTGAATGAAGCACTAGCTAGTTCAGGCTGCTTAGATGAATCAGGATATGCGTCATTTTCGGAAAATTCTGATCATGTAAATCAACCGACTGCAGCGTTCGTGAAG GTGTACAAATCTGGAGCCTTTGGAAGGTTGCTGGACATCACTAAGTTTAGCAACTACCATGAACTTCGTAGCGAGGTAGGGCGCCTATTTGGCCTTGAAGGCCAGTTGGAGGACCCTGCAAGATCAGGCTGGCAGCTTGTATTTGTTGACCGAGAGGATGATATCCTTCTAGTGGGCGATGATCCGTGGCA GGAATTCGTGAACAGCGTATCTTGCATAAAGATACTTACGCCACAGGAGGTGCAGCAGATGGGAAAGCAGGGCATCGACCTCCTGAGCTCGGCTCCTGCGAGGAGGCTCGGCAACAGTTGTGATAACTACGCTGGCAGGCAGGAATCGAGAAGCCTGAGCACCGTAATCGCGTCGGTGGGTTCTGTCGAGTTCTGA